In a single window of the Nocardioides sp. L-11A genome:
- the pstA gene encoding phosphate ABC transporter permease PstA, whose product MTTSQLSSQPGAPAQAAPRGTTVLPSYDDDAPPALPRPALGRPSLDERFVRWGSWVSALGLAWLVTQRLLPLPGPAWFLLVWFVLGLVVTAVLSALTVTMVEVRDRVAAAVVTGGALVVGAALVSTLVFIVLRGWRPLLHANFFVDDMAGVGPKDPFDMGGIAHAAVGSMIEIGIALVIVLPLGIGTAIFMTEVGGRFAVLVRTIVEAMTALPSVVAGLFVYTTVIVVAGWPRSGLAAALALAVMMLPIVARAADVVLRVVPGNLREAGLALGASRWRTVWHVVLPTARPGLATAVILGVARGVGETSPVLLTSGAAAFLVVGPTDGVMNSLPLYIYTTVRSGEPQAITRAFAAATVLLALVLFLFVLARVVARPKRAKRAKKTRPSTTGSRPVKEIS is encoded by the coding sequence ATGACGACCTCGCAGCTCAGCTCGCAGCCCGGCGCTCCGGCGCAGGCCGCGCCGCGCGGCACGACCGTCCTGCCGTCGTACGACGACGACGCGCCGCCCGCCCTGCCGCGCCCCGCCCTGGGTCGGCCCAGCCTCGACGAGCGGTTCGTGCGCTGGGGCTCCTGGGTCTCCGCCCTCGGGCTGGCCTGGTTGGTCACCCAGCGGCTGCTCCCGCTGCCGGGGCCGGCCTGGTTCCTGCTCGTCTGGTTCGTCCTCGGCCTGGTCGTCACCGCGGTGCTCTCCGCGCTGACCGTGACGATGGTCGAGGTCCGGGACCGGGTCGCGGCCGCCGTCGTCACCGGTGGAGCCCTCGTCGTGGGCGCGGCCCTCGTCAGCACCCTGGTGTTCATCGTGCTGCGGGGCTGGCGACCGCTGCTGCATGCCAACTTCTTCGTCGACGACATGGCCGGCGTCGGCCCGAAGGACCCGTTCGACATGGGCGGCATCGCCCACGCGGCGGTCGGCTCGATGATCGAGATCGGGATCGCGCTGGTCATCGTGCTGCCGCTCGGCATCGGCACGGCGATCTTCATGACCGAGGTCGGCGGACGCTTCGCGGTCCTGGTGCGCACCATCGTCGAGGCGATGACCGCGCTGCCGTCGGTCGTCGCCGGACTGTTCGTCTACACGACCGTGATCGTGGTGGCCGGCTGGCCGCGCTCGGGCCTGGCCGCGGCGCTCGCGCTCGCCGTGATGATGCTGCCGATCGTGGCCCGGGCCGCCGACGTCGTGCTGCGCGTCGTACCGGGCAATCTGCGCGAGGCCGGGCTCGCCCTGGGCGCGAGCCGGTGGCGCACGGTGTGGCACGTCGTACTCCCGACGGCCCGCCCCGGCCTCGCGACCGCCGTCATCCTCGGCGTCGCCCGGGGCGTGGGGGAGACCTCGCCGGTGCTGCTCACCTCGGGCGCGGCCGCGTTCCTGGTCGTCGGGCCCACCGACGGCGTCATGAACTCCCTCCCGCTCTACATCTACACGACCGTGCGCAGCGGCGAGCCGCAGGCGATCACGCGGGCCTTCGCCGCCGCGACGGTGCTGCTCGCGCTCGTGCTGTTCCTGTTCGTCCTGGCGCGGGTCGTGGCCCGCCCGAAGAGGGCGAAGAGGGCGAAGAAGACCCGACCGTCGACGACGGGCTCCCGTCCCGTGAAGGAGATCTCGTGA
- the pstC gene encoding phosphate ABC transporter permease subunit PstC: MTSLPLVDPSAPEARPRRISRKATGADAVFVNVSRAIGASVLVITGGVGLFLGWQAFPTLQRYGWRFFTESDWLPEADVLGIGAVLAGTLQIAVVAMVIAFPLALLTALYISEYAPASLRSTLVSLVDLMAAIPSIVYGLWGFFLVMPHAAAFATFLQRHLGWIPIFDVKDTDPDAAIWDASRYTASAFCAGIAVAMMVLPMACAVMRQVFSQTPPGEKEAALALGATRWGMIRTVVLPFGRGGIIGGTMLALGRALGETIAVLLIISPAFDLKFRPLEIGTNSVSALIAGRFGDASASQLSALLAAGFVLFVITLGVNTLAAVVVNRSRSGAGAEA; encoded by the coding sequence GTGACCAGCCTGCCCCTTGTCGATCCGAGCGCGCCGGAAGCGCGGCCGCGACGGATCTCCCGCAAAGCCACGGGTGCCGACGCGGTCTTCGTCAACGTCTCGCGCGCGATCGGCGCCTCGGTGCTGGTCATCACCGGCGGGGTCGGGCTCTTCCTCGGCTGGCAGGCGTTCCCGACCCTCCAGCGCTACGGCTGGCGGTTCTTCACCGAGTCGGACTGGCTGCCCGAGGCCGACGTGCTCGGGATCGGGGCCGTCCTCGCCGGGACCCTGCAGATCGCGGTGGTCGCCATGGTGATCGCCTTCCCGCTCGCGCTGCTGACGGCGCTGTACATCTCCGAGTACGCGCCGGCGTCGCTGCGCTCCACGCTGGTCTCGCTCGTCGACCTGATGGCCGCGATCCCGTCGATCGTCTACGGCCTGTGGGGCTTCTTCCTCGTCATGCCCCACGCCGCGGCGTTCGCGACCTTCCTGCAGCGCCATCTCGGCTGGATCCCGATCTTCGACGTGAAGGACACCGACCCGGACGCCGCGATCTGGGACGCCAGCCGCTACACCGCGAGCGCGTTCTGCGCCGGCATCGCCGTGGCGATGATGGTGCTGCCGATGGCCTGCGCCGTGATGCGGCAGGTCTTCAGCCAGACCCCGCCGGGTGAGAAGGAGGCCGCACTGGCCCTCGGTGCGACCCGCTGGGGGATGATCCGCACCGTCGTGCTGCCGTTCGGCCGCGGCGGCATCATCGGCGGCACGATGCTCGCGCTCGGCCGGGCGCTGGGCGAGACCATCGCGGTCCTGCTCATCATCTCACCGGCCTTCGACCTGAAGTTCCGTCCGCTCGAGATCGGCACCAACAGCGTCAGCGCGCTCATCGCCGGCCGGTTCGGCGACGCCAGCGCGAGCCAGCTCTCCGCGCTCCTCGCCGCCGGATTCGTCCTCTTCGTCATCACCCTCGGCGTCAACACCCTCGCCGCCGTCGTCGTGAACCGCAGCCGCTCGGGTGCCGGGGCGGAGGCCTGA